Proteins from one Phoenix dactylifera cultivar Barhee BC4 unplaced genomic scaffold, palm_55x_up_171113_PBpolish2nd_filt_p 000256F, whole genome shotgun sequence genomic window:
- the LOC113461622 gene encoding lon protease 2-like codes for MMMHTLLQSDLRFGVIYSNNSNVTVDVGCGVEIVKLERLVDDRYYVLCKGQERFRIINFIRTKPYLVAEVQWLEDRPSTNGHQDLNSLALEVESCLKDVIRLSKKLNRKPELETKDLPRNLFPTPFSFFVGSNFVNVPREQQALLELEDTALRLKREKETLRNTLNYLAAVCAVKDAFQFSSFNEN; via the coding sequence ATGATGATGCACACTCTTCTCCAAAGTGATCTCAGATTCGGGGTAATCTATTCAAATAACTCCAATGTTACTGTTGATGTTGGATGTGGGGTGGAGATAGTCAAGCTTGAAAGGCTCGTCGATGATCGGTACTATGTATTATGTAAAGGACAGGAGCGTTTccgaattataaattttataaggaCAAAACCTTATCTGGTTGCAGAAGTTCAGTGGTTGGAGGATCGGCCTTCCACAAATGGCCACCAAGACCTTAATTCTCTTGCGCTTGAGGTGGAGAGTTGTTTGAAGGATGTGATCCGGCTTTCTAAGAAGCTGAATAGGAAGCCAGAATTAGAAACCAAGGATCTGCCCAGGAATCTTTTCCCAACTCCATTCTCGTTCTTTGTTGGGAGCAACTTTGTAAATGTTCCAAGAGAGCAACAGGCATTGCTGGAACTGGAGGACACAGCGTTGCggctgaagagagagaaagaaacctTGAGGAATACGCTCAACTACTTAGCTgctgtatgtgcagtcaaagaTGCATTTCAGTTCTCCTCATTCAATGAGAATTAG